One part of the Polycyclovorans algicola TG408 genome encodes these proteins:
- a CDS encoding lytic transglycosylase domain-containing protein, with the protein MAGSVRVVVGLLAVALVGFATQTPASSADPFPRYPSLAPAVAFWTGVFGKQSENTTVIHVAKMPQIVLQRLDFDADVSAIKRREQERAAVTQMQRRLERLHDDVVAKVPLSPESKALLARFGTTANPKTLKAAAHDLRTQRGVRERTANAMEVSGHFLPMMEATFARHALPVSLTRLPFIESSFNIEAYSKVGAAGLWQFMPATARHYMRLNDEVDDRRDPWVATDGAARHLADDYALLKDWPLAITAYNHGRNGIRRGLQQTGGKNLLDLIERYDNPRFGFASRNFYAEFLAAKDIEREADKFFPEVRRAAPIDFVEVTLAHYVPYADLVRLGGDDANLFQKLNPGYSPEVRAGRLWVPRGATIRIPDRNADRFQAGYASLPAGVRNNAQRVYWREHKVARGNVLGQIARQYGVSSRSIQHANNLPNANRLRIGQVLRIPPAAGDTLQTAAKAQPQQVHVVRSGQTLSGIARLHGVTIRQIADTNQLANANALRAGQRLRIPRG; encoded by the coding sequence ATGGCAGGCAGTGTTCGGGTTGTCGTGGGTCTACTCGCAGTGGCGCTGGTCGGATTTGCAACGCAGACCCCTGCCAGCAGCGCCGACCCGTTCCCGCGATATCCGTCATTGGCGCCGGCCGTGGCCTTCTGGACGGGGGTGTTCGGCAAACAGTCGGAGAACACCACCGTCATCCACGTCGCAAAAATGCCGCAGATCGTGCTGCAACGGTTGGATTTCGATGCCGACGTGTCAGCCATCAAGCGGCGCGAGCAAGAGCGGGCCGCCGTGACGCAGATGCAGCGTCGGCTCGAGCGCCTGCACGACGACGTGGTGGCCAAAGTGCCCTTGAGCCCCGAGAGCAAGGCGTTGTTGGCGCGTTTCGGAACCACTGCGAACCCGAAAACGCTGAAAGCGGCCGCCCACGATCTGCGCACCCAGCGCGGCGTGCGAGAGCGCACGGCCAACGCGATGGAAGTCTCCGGGCATTTCTTGCCGATGATGGAGGCAACGTTTGCCCGGCACGCGCTTCCCGTTTCACTGACGCGCCTGCCGTTCATTGAGTCGAGCTTCAATATCGAGGCGTACTCGAAAGTTGGCGCGGCAGGGTTATGGCAGTTCATGCCCGCCACCGCGCGGCACTACATGCGCCTGAACGATGAGGTCGACGATCGGCGTGACCCGTGGGTGGCCACCGACGGCGCCGCGCGGCACCTGGCGGACGATTACGCGCTACTGAAGGACTGGCCGCTGGCAATCACGGCCTACAACCACGGTCGCAACGGCATCAGGCGCGGCCTGCAGCAGACCGGCGGCAAAAACCTGCTCGACCTGATCGAGCGGTATGACAATCCACGTTTTGGCTTTGCGTCGAGAAATTTCTATGCCGAGTTTCTGGCCGCCAAAGACATCGAGCGTGAGGCCGACAAATTTTTCCCCGAAGTGCGCCGCGCCGCGCCCATCGACTTCGTCGAGGTGACGCTCGCCCATTACGTCCCTTATGCCGACCTTGTCAGGCTGGGCGGTGACGACGCCAACCTGTTCCAGAAGCTCAACCCCGGTTACAGCCCCGAAGTCAGGGCCGGCCGGCTTTGGGTGCCGCGTGGCGCCACGATCCGCATTCCCGATCGCAACGCAGACCGCTTTCAGGCCGGCTATGCCAGCCTGCCTGCCGGTGTCCGCAACAATGCGCAGCGGGTTTACTGGCGCGAGCACAAGGTTGCCCGAGGCAATGTTCTGGGCCAGATCGCTCGGCAATATGGCGTGAGCAGCCGCTCGATTCAGCACGCCAACAATCTGCCCAACGCCAATCGCCTGCGGATCGGGCAGGTGTTGCGGATTCCGCCCGCCGCCGGCGACACGCTGCAAACGGCGGCTAAGGCCCAGCCGCAGCAGGTGCACGTGGTGCGCAGCGGTCAAACCCTGTCGGGCATCGCGCGCTTGCATGGCGTCACCATCCGGCAAATTGCCGACACCAACCAACTGGCGAACGCCAACGCCCTGCGCGCCGGGCAGCGCTTGCGTATTCCCCGGGGCTGA